One genomic segment of Pogoniulus pusillus isolate bPogPus1 chromosome 21, bPogPus1.pri, whole genome shotgun sequence includes these proteins:
- the SRD5A1 gene encoding 3-oxo-5-alpha-steroid 4-dehydrogenase 1 isoform X1: MNGGAAARPAEGCWRGMGPGGLCGLWRRAAGPEEQRLLELLSYGLVALGAASALLLCFIPMPYGRYSSRRFGCLLPARPAWVLQELPSLLIPLGLAACGGPVTSDWPNRCLLGCFVVHYAHRSLIFPLLIRQGKPTPFFTFVLALLFCVYNGYLQGRSLSNYAKYPSGWLQDPCFITGFTGWLVGMAINIHSDHILRNLRKPGETGYKIPRGGLFEYVSGANFFGEILEWFGFALACYSIESLSFALCTLFILGSRAKQHHQAALVKDTDITVAESEQKHECQHSELINYVEVDSSSWICKDKFWRTGLIHHVLYPLVP, translated from the exons ATGAATGGAGGGGCCGCAGCGCGccctgctgagggctgctggcGCGGGATGGGGCCCGGCGGCCTGTGCGGGCTCTGGAGGCGAGCGGCTGGCCCGGAGGAGCAGCGGCTGCTGGAGCTTCTGTCCTATGGACTGGtggccctgggtgctgcctctgccctgctgctctgcttcatcCCCATGCCCTACGGCCGGTACTCCTCGCGGCGCTtcggctgcctgctgcccgctCGCCCTGCCTGGgtactgcaggagctgccctccCTTCTCATCCCTCTCGGGCTCGCCGCCTGCGGTGGGCCTGTAACCTCCGACTGGCCCAAtcgctgcctgctgggctgctttgtCGTTCACTACGCACACAG GTCACTCATATTTCCTCTCCTGATCCGGCAAGGAAAACCAACACCATTTTTCACCTTTGTGCTAGCACTTCTCTTCTGTGTTTACAATGGATACTTGCAAGGTCGAAGCTTAAGCAACTATGCAAAGTACCCCTCAGGCTGGTTGCAAGATCCATGTTTTATTACAG GTTTCACAGGGTGGTTGGTTGGCATGGCAATCAACATTCATTCTGACCATATCCTCAGAAATCTGAGAAAGCCAGGGGAGACTGGTTACAAGATACCAAGAG GAGGCCTGTTTGAGTACGTCAGTGGAGCCAACTTTTTTGGGGagatcctggaatggtttgggtttgctctTGCCTGCTACAGCATTGAAAGCCTCTCATTCGCCTTGTGTACGCTGTTCATCTTGGGTTCGAGGGCAAAGCAACACCACCA agcagctcttgtGAAAGACACTGATATCACAGTGGCTGAGAGTGAGCAGAAACACGAGTGTCAACACAGTGAGCTAATCAATTATGTTGAAGTTGACAGTTCATCCTGGATCTGTAAAGACAAGTTCTGGAGAACTGGTTTAATTCATCATGTACTATATCCCCTTGTGCCTTAA
- the SRD5A1 gene encoding 3-oxo-5-alpha-steroid 4-dehydrogenase 1 isoform X5 has protein sequence MNGGAAARPAEGCWRGMGPGGLCGLWRRAAGPEEQRLLELLSYGLVALGAASALLLCFIPMPYGRYSSRRFGCLLPARPAWVLQELPSLLIPLGLAACGGPVTSDWPNRCLLGCFVVHYAHRSLIFPLLIRQGKPTPFFTFVLALLFCVYNGYLQGRSLSNYAKYPSGWLQDPCFITGFTGWLVGMAINIHSDHILRNLRKPGETGYKIPRGGLFEYVSGANFFGEILEWFGFALACYSIESLSFALCTLFILGSRAKQHHQKLKN, from the exons ATGAATGGAGGGGCCGCAGCGCGccctgctgagggctgctggcGCGGGATGGGGCCCGGCGGCCTGTGCGGGCTCTGGAGGCGAGCGGCTGGCCCGGAGGAGCAGCGGCTGCTGGAGCTTCTGTCCTATGGACTGGtggccctgggtgctgcctctgccctgctgctctgcttcatcCCCATGCCCTACGGCCGGTACTCCTCGCGGCGCTtcggctgcctgctgcccgctCGCCCTGCCTGGgtactgcaggagctgccctccCTTCTCATCCCTCTCGGGCTCGCCGCCTGCGGTGGGCCTGTAACCTCCGACTGGCCCAAtcgctgcctgctgggctgctttgtCGTTCACTACGCACACAG GTCACTCATATTTCCTCTCCTGATCCGGCAAGGAAAACCAACACCATTTTTCACCTTTGTGCTAGCACTTCTCTTCTGTGTTTACAATGGATACTTGCAAGGTCGAAGCTTAAGCAACTATGCAAAGTACCCCTCAGGCTGGTTGCAAGATCCATGTTTTATTACAG GTTTCACAGGGTGGTTGGTTGGCATGGCAATCAACATTCATTCTGACCATATCCTCAGAAATCTGAGAAAGCCAGGGGAGACTGGTTACAAGATACCAAGAG GAGGCCTGTTTGAGTACGTCAGTGGAGCCAACTTTTTTGGGGagatcctggaatggtttgggtttgctctTGCCTGCTACAGCATTGAAAGCCTCTCATTCGCCTTGTGTACGCTGTTCATCTTGGGTTCGAGGGCAAAGCAACACCACCA GAAGCTGAAAAATTGA
- the SRD5A1 gene encoding 3-oxo-5-alpha-steroid 4-dehydrogenase 1 isoform X8, protein MNGGAAARPAEGCWRGMGPGGLCGLWRRAAGPEEQRLLELLSYGLVALGAASALLLCFIPMPYGRYSSRRFGCLLPARPAWVLQELPSLLIPLGLAACGGPVTSDWPNRCLLGCFVVHYAHRSLIFPLLIRQGKPTPFFTFVLALLFCVYNGYLQGRSLSNYAKYPSGWLQDPCFITGFTGWLVGMAINIHSDHILRNLRKPGETGYKIPRGGTLRNLKTTQSPEKL, encoded by the exons ATGAATGGAGGGGCCGCAGCGCGccctgctgagggctgctggcGCGGGATGGGGCCCGGCGGCCTGTGCGGGCTCTGGAGGCGAGCGGCTGGCCCGGAGGAGCAGCGGCTGCTGGAGCTTCTGTCCTATGGACTGGtggccctgggtgctgcctctgccctgctgctctgcttcatcCCCATGCCCTACGGCCGGTACTCCTCGCGGCGCTtcggctgcctgctgcccgctCGCCCTGCCTGGgtactgcaggagctgccctccCTTCTCATCCCTCTCGGGCTCGCCGCCTGCGGTGGGCCTGTAACCTCCGACTGGCCCAAtcgctgcctgctgggctgctttgtCGTTCACTACGCACACAG GTCACTCATATTTCCTCTCCTGATCCGGCAAGGAAAACCAACACCATTTTTCACCTTTGTGCTAGCACTTCTCTTCTGTGTTTACAATGGATACTTGCAAGGTCGAAGCTTAAGCAACTATGCAAAGTACCCCTCAGGCTGGTTGCAAGATCCATGTTTTATTACAG GTTTCACAGGGTGGTTGGTTGGCATGGCAATCAACATTCATTCTGACCATATCCTCAGAAATCTGAGAAAGCCAGGGGAGACTGGTTACAAGATACCAAGAG gtggtACCTTGAGAAATTTGAAGACTACCCAAAGTCCAGAAAAATTGTGA
- the SRD5A1 gene encoding 3-oxo-5-alpha-steroid 4-dehydrogenase 1 isoform X7, giving the protein MNGGAAARPAEGCWRGMGPGGLCGLWRRAAGPEEQRLLELLSYGLVALGAASALLLCFIPMPYGRYSSRRFGCLLPARPAWVLQELPSLLIPLGLAACGGPVTSDWPNRCLLGCFVVHYAHRSLIFPLLIRQGKPTPFFTFVLALLFCVYNGYLQGRSLSNYAKYPSGWLQDPCFITGFTGWLVGMAINIHSDHILRNLRKPGETGYKIPRGGTSCAASYTHCSLLDYIKLKRSFLTCIKVTF; this is encoded by the exons ATGAATGGAGGGGCCGCAGCGCGccctgctgagggctgctggcGCGGGATGGGGCCCGGCGGCCTGTGCGGGCTCTGGAGGCGAGCGGCTGGCCCGGAGGAGCAGCGGCTGCTGGAGCTTCTGTCCTATGGACTGGtggccctgggtgctgcctctgccctgctgctctgcttcatcCCCATGCCCTACGGCCGGTACTCCTCGCGGCGCTtcggctgcctgctgcccgctCGCCCTGCCTGGgtactgcaggagctgccctccCTTCTCATCCCTCTCGGGCTCGCCGCCTGCGGTGGGCCTGTAACCTCCGACTGGCCCAAtcgctgcctgctgggctgctttgtCGTTCACTACGCACACAG GTCACTCATATTTCCTCTCCTGATCCGGCAAGGAAAACCAACACCATTTTTCACCTTTGTGCTAGCACTTCTCTTCTGTGTTTACAATGGATACTTGCAAGGTCGAAGCTTAAGCAACTATGCAAAGTACCCCTCAGGCTGGTTGCAAGATCCATGTTTTATTACAG GTTTCACAGGGTGGTTGGTTGGCATGGCAATCAACATTCATTCTGACCATATCCTCAGAAATCTGAGAAAGCCAGGGGAGACTGGTTACAAGATACCAAGAG gtggaacctcctgtgcggcaagttacacccactgctccttgttggACTACATAAAGCTCAAGAGGTCCTTTCTGACCTGCATAAAGGTGACCTTCTAA
- the SRD5A1 gene encoding 3-oxo-5-alpha-steroid 4-dehydrogenase 1 isoform X4, translating into MNGGAAARPAEGCWRGMGPGGLCGLWRRAAGPEEQRLLELLSYGLVALGAASALLLCFIPMPYGRYSSRRFGCLLPARPAWVLQELPSLLIPLGLAACGGPVTSDWPNRCLLGCFVVHYAHRSLIFPLLIRQGKPTPFFTFVLALLFCVYNGYLQGRSLSNYAKYPSGWLQDPCFITGFTGWLVGMAINIHSDHILRNLRKPGETGYKIPRGGLFEYVSGANFFGEILEWFGFALACYSIESLSFALCTLFILGSRAKQHHQDVAEQLL; encoded by the exons ATGAATGGAGGGGCCGCAGCGCGccctgctgagggctgctggcGCGGGATGGGGCCCGGCGGCCTGTGCGGGCTCTGGAGGCGAGCGGCTGGCCCGGAGGAGCAGCGGCTGCTGGAGCTTCTGTCCTATGGACTGGtggccctgggtgctgcctctgccctgctgctctgcttcatcCCCATGCCCTACGGCCGGTACTCCTCGCGGCGCTtcggctgcctgctgcccgctCGCCCTGCCTGGgtactgcaggagctgccctccCTTCTCATCCCTCTCGGGCTCGCCGCCTGCGGTGGGCCTGTAACCTCCGACTGGCCCAAtcgctgcctgctgggctgctttgtCGTTCACTACGCACACAG GTCACTCATATTTCCTCTCCTGATCCGGCAAGGAAAACCAACACCATTTTTCACCTTTGTGCTAGCACTTCTCTTCTGTGTTTACAATGGATACTTGCAAGGTCGAAGCTTAAGCAACTATGCAAAGTACCCCTCAGGCTGGTTGCAAGATCCATGTTTTATTACAG GTTTCACAGGGTGGTTGGTTGGCATGGCAATCAACATTCATTCTGACCATATCCTCAGAAATCTGAGAAAGCCAGGGGAGACTGGTTACAAGATACCAAGAG GAGGCCTGTTTGAGTACGTCAGTGGAGCCAACTTTTTTGGGGagatcctggaatggtttgggtttgctctTGCCTGCTACAGCATTGAAAGCCTCTCATTCGCCTTGTGTACGCTGTTCATCTTGGGTTCGAGGGCAAAGCAACACCACCA GGAtgttgcagagcagctcttgtGA
- the SRD5A1 gene encoding 3-oxo-5-alpha-steroid 4-dehydrogenase 1 isoform X3, with protein sequence MNGGAAARPAEGCWRGMGPGGLCGLWRRAAGPEEQRLLELLSYGLVALGAASALLLCFIPMPYGRYSSRRFGCLLPARPAWVLQELPSLLIPLGLAACGGPVTSDWPNRCLLGCFVVHYAHRSLIFPLLIRQGKPTPFFTFVLALLFCVYNGYLQGRSLSNYAKYPSGWLQDPCFITGFTGWLVGMAINIHSDHILRNLRKPGETGYKIPRGGLFEYVSGANFFGEILEWFGFALACYSIESLSFALCTLFILGSRAKQHHQSENEAAAH encoded by the exons ATGAATGGAGGGGCCGCAGCGCGccctgctgagggctgctggcGCGGGATGGGGCCCGGCGGCCTGTGCGGGCTCTGGAGGCGAGCGGCTGGCCCGGAGGAGCAGCGGCTGCTGGAGCTTCTGTCCTATGGACTGGtggccctgggtgctgcctctgccctgctgctctgcttcatcCCCATGCCCTACGGCCGGTACTCCTCGCGGCGCTtcggctgcctgctgcccgctCGCCCTGCCTGGgtactgcaggagctgccctccCTTCTCATCCCTCTCGGGCTCGCCGCCTGCGGTGGGCCTGTAACCTCCGACTGGCCCAAtcgctgcctgctgggctgctttgtCGTTCACTACGCACACAG GTCACTCATATTTCCTCTCCTGATCCGGCAAGGAAAACCAACACCATTTTTCACCTTTGTGCTAGCACTTCTCTTCTGTGTTTACAATGGATACTTGCAAGGTCGAAGCTTAAGCAACTATGCAAAGTACCCCTCAGGCTGGTTGCAAGATCCATGTTTTATTACAG GTTTCACAGGGTGGTTGGTTGGCATGGCAATCAACATTCATTCTGACCATATCCTCAGAAATCTGAGAAAGCCAGGGGAGACTGGTTACAAGATACCAAGAG GAGGCCTGTTTGAGTACGTCAGTGGAGCCAACTTTTTTGGGGagatcctggaatggtttgggtttgctctTGCCTGCTACAGCATTGAAAGCCTCTCATTCGCCTTGTGTACGCTGTTCATCTTGGGTTCGAGGGCAAAGCAACACCACCA GAGTGAGAACGAGGCTGCTGCACACTGA
- the SRD5A1 gene encoding 3-oxo-5-alpha-steroid 4-dehydrogenase 1 isoform X6, giving the protein MNGGAAARPAEGCWRGMGPGGLCGLWRRAAGPEEQRLLELLSYGLVALGAASALLLCFIPMPYGRYSSRRFGCLLPARPAWVLQELPSLLIPLGLAACGGPVTSDWPNRCLLGCFVVHYAHRSLIFPLLIRQGKPTPFFTFVLALLFCVYNGYLQGRSLSNYAKYPSGWLQDPCFITGFTGWLVGMAINIHSDHILRNLRKPGETGYKIPRGGLFEYVSGANFFGEILEWFGFALACYSIESLSFALCTLFILGSRAKQHHQ; this is encoded by the exons ATGAATGGAGGGGCCGCAGCGCGccctgctgagggctgctggcGCGGGATGGGGCCCGGCGGCCTGTGCGGGCTCTGGAGGCGAGCGGCTGGCCCGGAGGAGCAGCGGCTGCTGGAGCTTCTGTCCTATGGACTGGtggccctgggtgctgcctctgccctgctgctctgcttcatcCCCATGCCCTACGGCCGGTACTCCTCGCGGCGCTtcggctgcctgctgcccgctCGCCCTGCCTGGgtactgcaggagctgccctccCTTCTCATCCCTCTCGGGCTCGCCGCCTGCGGTGGGCCTGTAACCTCCGACTGGCCCAAtcgctgcctgctgggctgctttgtCGTTCACTACGCACACAG GTCACTCATATTTCCTCTCCTGATCCGGCAAGGAAAACCAACACCATTTTTCACCTTTGTGCTAGCACTTCTCTTCTGTGTTTACAATGGATACTTGCAAGGTCGAAGCTTAAGCAACTATGCAAAGTACCCCTCAGGCTGGTTGCAAGATCCATGTTTTATTACAG GTTTCACAGGGTGGTTGGTTGGCATGGCAATCAACATTCATTCTGACCATATCCTCAGAAATCTGAGAAAGCCAGGGGAGACTGGTTACAAGATACCAAGAG GAGGCCTGTTTGAGTACGTCAGTGGAGCCAACTTTTTTGGGGagatcctggaatggtttgggtttgctctTGCCTGCTACAGCATTGAAAGCCTCTCATTCGCCTTGTGTACGCTGTTCATCTTGGGTTCGAGGGCAAAGCAACACCACCA GTAG
- the SRD5A1 gene encoding 3-oxo-5-alpha-steroid 4-dehydrogenase 1 isoform X2, which produces MNGGAAARPAEGCWRGMGPGGLCGLWRRAAGPEEQRLLELLSYGLVALGAASALLLCFIPMPYGRYSSRRFGCLLPARPAWVLQELPSLLIPLGLAACGGPVTSDWPNRCLLGCFVVHYAHRSLIFPLLIRQGKPTPFFTFVLALLFCVYNGYLQGRSLSNYAKYPSGWLQDPCFITGFTGWLVGMAINIHSDHILRNLRKPGETGYKIPRGGLFEYVSGANFFGEILEWFGFALACYSIESLSFALCTLFILGSRAKQHHQWYLEKFEDYPKSRKIVIPFVY; this is translated from the exons ATGAATGGAGGGGCCGCAGCGCGccctgctgagggctgctggcGCGGGATGGGGCCCGGCGGCCTGTGCGGGCTCTGGAGGCGAGCGGCTGGCCCGGAGGAGCAGCGGCTGCTGGAGCTTCTGTCCTATGGACTGGtggccctgggtgctgcctctgccctgctgctctgcttcatcCCCATGCCCTACGGCCGGTACTCCTCGCGGCGCTtcggctgcctgctgcccgctCGCCCTGCCTGGgtactgcaggagctgccctccCTTCTCATCCCTCTCGGGCTCGCCGCCTGCGGTGGGCCTGTAACCTCCGACTGGCCCAAtcgctgcctgctgggctgctttgtCGTTCACTACGCACACAG GTCACTCATATTTCCTCTCCTGATCCGGCAAGGAAAACCAACACCATTTTTCACCTTTGTGCTAGCACTTCTCTTCTGTGTTTACAATGGATACTTGCAAGGTCGAAGCTTAAGCAACTATGCAAAGTACCCCTCAGGCTGGTTGCAAGATCCATGTTTTATTACAG GTTTCACAGGGTGGTTGGTTGGCATGGCAATCAACATTCATTCTGACCATATCCTCAGAAATCTGAGAAAGCCAGGGGAGACTGGTTACAAGATACCAAGAG GAGGCCTGTTTGAGTACGTCAGTGGAGCCAACTTTTTTGGGGagatcctggaatggtttgggtttgctctTGCCTGCTACAGCATTGAAAGCCTCTCATTCGCCTTGTGTACGCTGTTCATCTTGGGTTCGAGGGCAAAGCAACACCACCA gtggtACCTTGAGAAATTTGAAGACTACCCAAAGTCCAGAAAAATTGTGATCCCATTTGTGTACTGA